In Anaerobacillus sp. CMMVII, a single window of DNA contains:
- the rpoC gene encoding DNA-directed RNA polymerase subunit beta', with protein MIDVNNFEYMKIGLASPNKIRSWSRGEVKKPETINYRTLKPEKDGLFCERIFGPTKDWECHCGKYKRVRYKGVVCDRCGVEVTRAKVRRERMGHIELAAPVSHIWYFKGIPSRMGLVLDMSPRSLEEVIYFASYVVTDAGDTPLDTKQLLSEKEYRTYREKYGKGFTAQMGAEAIRKLLSDIDLEKEVDLLKEELVTAQGQRRTRAIKRLEVLEAFRNSGNEPSWMILDVLPVIPPELRPMVQLDGGRFATSDLNDLYRRVINRNNRLKRLLDLGAPNIIVQNEKRMLQEAVDALIDNGRRGRPVTGPGNRPLKSLSHMLKGKQGRFRQNLLGKRVDYSGRSVIVVGPHLQMYQCGLPKEMALELFKPFVMKELVAQGIAHNIKSAKRKVERVQPEVWDVLEEVIREHPVLLNRAPTLHRLGIQAFEPTLVEGRAIKLHPLVCTAYNADFDGDQMAVHVPLSAEAQAEARILMLAAQNILNPKDGKPVVTPSQDMVLGNYYLTLERKDAVGEGFVFKDTNEAIIAYQNGYVHLHTRVAIPVASLKKTTFTEEQQSQLLLTSVGKLIFNEILPETFPYINEPSMTNLQVATPERYIVPMNSDVKEIFRERDVVTPFKKGFLGNVIAEVFKIFKISETSKMLDRMKALGFKYSTKAGITVGVADIVVLPEKKEILADAELKVDRVVKQFRRGLITEEERYDRVISIWSAAKDIIQEKLMGTLDKLNPIFMMSDSGARGNASNFTQLAGMRGLMANPSGRIIELPIKSSFREGLTVLEYFISTHGARKGLADTALKTADSGYLTRRLVDVAQDVIVRDDDCGTDRGLEVAAIKDGTETIEGLYDRLVGRYIFKTLYHPETKEIIIRKNELISEDTAKEIEDAGITHVTIRSAFTCDTRHGVCKKCYGRNLATGSGVEVGEAVGIIAAQSIGEPGTQLTMRTFHTGGVAGDDITQGLPRIQELFEARNPKGQAVISEIDGKVIDVSDVTDKREVTVQGEIETRNYPIPYGARIKVAVGQEVLAGEELTEGSIDPKELLKVSGINGVQEYLLREVQKVYRMQGVEIGDKHVEVMVRQMLRKVRVIDAGDTEVLPGSLIEIQHFNDANKKVLVTGGQPATGRPVLLGITKASLETDSFLSAASFQETTRVLTDAAIKGKRDELLGLKENVIIGKLVPAGTGMQRYRNIDLAFAGQEEAGDSEVQEVEKEIVLHD; from the coding sequence TTGATAGATGTAAACAATTTTGAATACATGAAAATTGGTCTTGCTTCACCAAATAAGATCCGATCGTGGTCTCGTGGTGAGGTAAAGAAACCAGAAACGATTAACTATCGTACATTAAAACCAGAAAAAGATGGTCTTTTTTGTGAAAGAATTTTCGGTCCTACAAAAGACTGGGAATGTCATTGTGGTAAGTATAAGCGTGTTCGTTATAAAGGTGTTGTTTGTGACCGATGTGGTGTAGAAGTCACAAGAGCAAAGGTTCGTCGTGAGCGTATGGGGCATATTGAGTTAGCTGCCCCTGTCTCCCACATTTGGTACTTTAAAGGTATCCCTAGCCGAATGGGTCTAGTATTGGATATGTCTCCACGTTCGTTAGAAGAAGTTATTTATTTCGCTTCTTATGTTGTTACAGACGCAGGTGACACTCCACTTGATACAAAACAGCTTCTATCTGAAAAAGAATATCGTACGTATCGTGAAAAATACGGTAAAGGTTTTACAGCGCAAATGGGTGCAGAGGCAATCCGAAAACTTTTATCAGATATTGATTTAGAAAAAGAAGTTGATTTGTTAAAAGAAGAACTAGTAACTGCGCAAGGGCAACGCCGTACAAGAGCAATTAAACGTTTAGAGGTTTTAGAAGCGTTTAGAAACTCTGGGAATGAACCTTCATGGATGATTCTTGACGTACTTCCAGTTATTCCACCTGAACTACGTCCAATGGTTCAGTTAGATGGTGGGCGTTTTGCGACATCTGATCTAAACGATTTATATCGTCGTGTAATTAACCGTAACAATCGTCTTAAGCGTCTGTTAGACCTTGGGGCTCCAAATATTATTGTTCAAAACGAAAAGCGGATGCTTCAAGAAGCTGTTGATGCTTTAATTGATAACGGTCGCCGTGGTCGTCCTGTTACTGGTCCTGGTAACAGACCATTAAAATCGTTATCGCATATGCTTAAAGGGAAGCAAGGACGTTTCCGTCAGAACTTACTAGGAAAACGTGTTGACTACTCAGGTCGTTCGGTAATCGTAGTAGGACCACATTTACAAATGTACCAATGTGGATTACCAAAAGAAATGGCGCTAGAATTATTCAAGCCGTTTGTTATGAAAGAACTAGTAGCTCAAGGAATTGCTCATAACATTAAGAGTGCAAAGCGAAAAGTTGAAAGAGTTCAACCAGAAGTTTGGGATGTACTAGAAGAAGTAATTAGAGAGCATCCGGTTTTACTAAACCGTGCCCCTACGCTTCACCGTCTAGGAATTCAGGCGTTCGAACCAACACTTGTTGAAGGTCGAGCAATTAAGCTTCACCCACTCGTATGTACAGCATATAACGCTGACTTCGATGGTGACCAAATGGCTGTTCACGTTCCGCTTTCTGCAGAAGCACAAGCAGAAGCAAGAATTCTTATGCTTGCAGCTCAAAACATTCTAAACCCGAAAGATGGTAAGCCAGTTGTTACACCGTCTCAGGATATGGTATTAGGTAACTATTACTTAACGTTAGAGCGTAAAGATGCTGTTGGTGAAGGTTTTGTCTTTAAAGATACAAATGAAGCTATTATTGCCTACCAAAATGGTTATGTACATTTACACACTCGTGTAGCCATTCCTGTAGCATCTTTAAAGAAAACGACGTTTACTGAAGAGCAACAATCGCAACTTTTATTGACTTCAGTAGGTAAATTAATTTTTAACGAGATTTTACCTGAAACATTCCCATACATTAACGAGCCATCAATGACAAACTTACAGGTAGCAACTCCTGAGAGATACATTGTACCGATGAATTCAGATGTAAAAGAAATTTTCAGAGAACGTGATGTTGTAACTCCGTTTAAAAAAGGTTTCTTAGGAAATGTCATTGCTGAAGTATTTAAAATCTTTAAGATCTCTGAAACATCAAAAATGCTAGATCGAATGAAAGCATTAGGATTTAAATATTCTACAAAAGCTGGTATTACAGTAGGGGTAGCTGACATTGTTGTATTACCTGAAAAGAAAGAGATTTTAGCAGACGCAGAGTTAAAAGTAGATAGAGTTGTAAAACAATTCCGTCGAGGTTTAATTACTGAAGAAGAGAGATATGATCGTGTTATCTCAATTTGGAGTGCTGCGAAAGATATCATTCAAGAAAAGCTGATGGGTACTCTTGATAAGCTAAATCCGATCTTTATGATGAGTGACTCTGGTGCCCGTGGTAACGCATCGAACTTTACCCAGCTTGCTGGTATGCGTGGACTTATGGCAAACCCATCTGGTCGTATTATTGAGTTACCAATCAAATCAAGTTTCCGTGAAGGGTTAACTGTACTTGAGTACTTTATCTCTACGCATGGTGCTCGTAAAGGTCTTGCCGATACAGCCTTAAAAACGGCTGACTCAGGTTACTTAACTCGTCGTCTAGTAGATGTTGCCCAGGATGTTATCGTTCGTGATGATGATTGTGGTACAGATAGAGGTCTAGAGGTTGCAGCGATTAAAGATGGAACAGAAACAATTGAAGGTTTATATGATCGCTTAGTTGGTCGTTATATCTTTAAGACGCTATACCATCCGGAAACGAAAGAGATTATTATTAGGAAAAATGAGTTGATCTCTGAGGATACTGCTAAGGAAATTGAAGATGCAGGTATTACTCATGTAACCATTCGTTCGGCATTTACGTGTGATACTAGACACGGAGTATGTAAAAAATGTTATGGTCGCAACTTGGCTACAGGTTCAGGTGTTGAGGTTGGGGAAGCAGTTGGTATTATCGCTGCCCAGTCAATCGGAGAGCCTGGAACACAGCTTACGATGCGTACATTCCATACGGGTGGGGTAGCCGGAGACGATATCACTCAAGGTTTACCGCGTATCCAGGAGTTATTTGAAGCGCGTAATCCGAAAGGTCAAGCGGTTATCTCAGAGATCGATGGAAAAGTGATCGATGTTTCTGATGTCACTGATAAGCGTGAAGTAACTGTCCAAGGTGAAATTGAAACTAGAAACTATCCAATTCCTTATGGAGCTAGAATTAAAGTTGCTGTTGGTCAAGAAGTACTCGCTGGTGAAGAGTTAACTGAAGGTTCGATTGATCCTAAAGAATTACTTAAAGTTTCTGGTATTAATGGAGTCCAGGAATACCTGCTACGTGAAGTTCAAAAAGTTTACCGTATGCAAGGGGTAGAAATTGGCGATAAGCACGTTGAGGTAATGGTTCGACAAATGCTTAGAAAAGTAAGAGTCATTGATGCGGGTGATACAGAAGTATTACCAGGATCACTAATTGAAATCCAACACTTCAACGATGCAAATAAGAAAGTGTTAGTTACTGGTGGTCAACCTGCAACAGGTCGTCCAGTTCTACTAGGTATCACAAAAGCATCTCTTGAAACTGATTCATTCTTATCTGCAGCATCATTCCAAGAAACAACTCGTGTTCTTACAGATGCAGCAATTAAAGGTAAGCGTGATGAACTTCTAGGTCTGAAGGAAAATGTAATTATCGGTAAGCTTGTTCCAGCTGGTACTGGTATGCAAAGATACCGTAACATTGACCTTGCATTTGCAGGTCAAGAAGAAGCAGGAGATAGTGAAGTACAGGAAGTTGAAAAAGAAATTGTACTTCATGACTAA
- a CDS encoding 50S ribosomal protein L7ae-like protein, with protein MSYEKVAQAEEKVIGTKQTLKALEDGIVKELYVASDADYKVIYKVVALAEKKDVPTIKVQSMKKLGKACGIDVSAATVAILK; from the coding sequence ATGTCTTATGAAAAAGTAGCACAGGCTGAAGAAAAAGTTATTGGCACGAAACAAACATTGAAGGCTTTAGAGGATGGGATCGTTAAAGAGTTATATGTTGCTAGTGATGCTGATTATAAAGTAATTTATAAAGTAGTCGCATTAGCAGAAAAAAAAGACGTCCCTACCATAAAAGTTCAATCCATGAAAAAGCTTGGAAAAGCTTGTGGAATTGATGTTTCAGCAGCCACTGTAGCGATATTGAAGTAA
- the rpsL gene encoding 30S ribosomal protein S12, translating into MPTINQLVRKGRTDKVKKSDSPALNKGYNSFKKSQTNQSSPQKRGVCTRVGTMTPKKPNSALRKYARVRLTNGIEVTAYIPGIGHNLQEHSVVLIRGGRVKDLPGVRYHIVRGALDTAGVQNRMQGRSKYGTKRPKAAKK; encoded by the coding sequence ATGCCTACAATTAACCAATTGGTACGTAAAGGTCGTACAGATAAAGTTAAAAAGTCTGACTCTCCTGCGTTAAACAAAGGTTATAACAGCTTCAAGAAGTCACAAACTAACCAATCTTCACCGCAAAAGCGTGGTGTATGTACTCGTGTTGGTACAATGACTCCGAAAAAACCGAACTCAGCATTACGTAAGTATGCTCGTGTACGTTTAACTAACGGAATTGAGGTTACTGCATACATCCCAGGGATTGGTCACAACTTACAAGAGCACAGCGTAGTTCTTATTCGCGGTGGACGTGTAAAAGACTTACCAGGGGTACGTTACCACATCGTACGTGGAGCTCTAGATACAGCTGGAGTTCAAAACCGTATGCAAGGTCGTTCTAAGTATGGAACTAAGAGACCTAAAGCAGCTAAAAAATAA
- the rpsG gene encoding 30S ribosomal protein S7 — MPRKGPVARRDVLPDPLYNSKLVTRLINRIMVDGKRGVAQTILYRAFDLVQERTGNNPMEVFEQAIKNIMPVLEVKARRVGGANYQVPIEVKPERRTTLGLRWLVNYSRLRGEKTMEERLANEIMDAANNTGAAVKKREDTHKMAEANKAFAHYRW; from the coding sequence ATGCCTCGTAAAGGACCTGTAGCTCGTAGAGATGTATTACCTGATCCGCTTTATAATTCAAAGTTAGTAACTCGTCTAATCAACCGTATCATGGTTGATGGTAAAAGAGGAGTAGCACAAACGATTTTATATAGAGCATTTGATCTAGTTCAAGAACGTACTGGAAATAACCCAATGGAAGTTTTTGAACAAGCTATTAAAAACATCATGCCTGTTCTTGAAGTTAAAGCTCGCCGTGTTGGTGGTGCTAACTATCAAGTGCCGATCGAAGTTAAACCTGAGCGTCGTACGACGTTAGGACTTCGTTGGTTAGTTAACTACTCTCGTCTTCGTGGAGAAAAAACGATGGAAGAGCGTTTAGCTAACGAAATCATGGATGCTGCAAACAACACTGGTGCAGCAGTTAAGAAGCGTGAAGACACGCACAAGATGGCTGAAGCGAACAAAGCATTCGCTCACTATCGTTGGTAG
- the fusA gene encoding elongation factor G, producing MAREFSLEKTRNIGIMAHIDAGKTTCTERILFYTGRIHKIGETHEGASQMDWMEQEQERGITITSAATTAQWKGHRINIIDTPGHVDFTVEVERSLRVLDGAVAVLDAQSGVEPQTETVWRQATTYGVPRVVFVNKMDKMGADFLYSVGTLHDRLAANAHPIQLPIGAEDDFNGIIDLVENVAYFYEDDLGTRTDAKEIPEEYKELAAEWRTKLIEGAAELDEELMMKYLEGEEITKEELKAAIRKATINVDFYPVVCGSAFKNKGVQLLLDAVLEYLPAPTDVPSIKGTLPDSEEEVTRESSDEAPFSALAFKVMTDPYVGKLTFFRVYSGTVNSGSYVLNSTKGKRERIGRILQMHANSREEISMVYSGDIAAAVGLKDTTTGDTLCEEKNAVILESMQFPEPVISLSVEPKSKADQDKMGMALSKLAEEDPTFKTHTDEETGQTIIAGMGELHLDIIVDRMRREFKVEANVGAPQVAYRETIRKSAKVEGKFVRQSGGRGQYGHVWIEFSPLEEGEGFVFENKIVGGVVPREYVPAVEAGIKESMQNGMLAGYPLLDLKATIFDGSYHDVDSNEMAFKIAGSMALKNARAHCSPAILEPMMRVEVVIPEEYMGDIMGDVTSRRGRVEGMEARGNAQVVRAMVPLSEMFGYATSLRSRTQGRGTYSMHFDHYEEVPKSISEEIIKKQTGQ from the coding sequence ATGGCAAGAGAGTTCTCCTTAGAAAAGACACGTAATATCGGTATCATGGCTCACATCGATGCTGGTAAAACAACTTGTACTGAGCGTATTCTTTTCTATACAGGCCGTATCCACAAGATTGGTGAAACTCATGAAGGAGCTTCACAAATGGACTGGATGGAGCAAGAGCAAGAGCGTGGTATTACAATCACATCTGCTGCAACAACTGCTCAATGGAAAGGTCACCGCATCAATATCATCGATACACCTGGACACGTAGACTTCACTGTAGAGGTAGAACGTTCTTTACGTGTACTTGATGGAGCTGTAGCAGTTCTAGATGCACAATCCGGTGTAGAACCGCAAACAGAAACTGTTTGGCGTCAAGCGACTACATATGGTGTTCCACGTGTTGTATTCGTAAACAAAATGGACAAAATGGGTGCAGACTTCTTATATTCAGTAGGAACGTTACATGATCGTTTAGCTGCTAACGCTCATCCGATTCAGTTACCAATTGGTGCTGAGGATGATTTTAATGGTATTATCGACCTTGTAGAAAACGTTGCATACTTCTATGAAGATGATCTTGGTACACGTACTGATGCTAAAGAAATTCCTGAAGAGTATAAGGAATTAGCTGCAGAATGGCGTACAAAGTTAATCGAAGGCGCAGCTGAATTAGATGAAGAATTGATGATGAAATATTTAGAAGGAGAAGAAATCACGAAAGAAGAGCTTAAAGCGGCTATCCGTAAAGCTACAATCAATGTTGATTTCTATCCTGTAGTTTGTGGATCTGCATTTAAGAACAAAGGTGTTCAATTATTATTGGATGCAGTTCTTGAATATTTACCAGCTCCTACAGATGTACCATCAATCAAAGGTACTTTACCTGACAGTGAAGAAGAAGTAACTCGTGAATCAAGTGATGAAGCACCATTCTCAGCACTTGCATTTAAGGTTATGACTGACCCTTACGTTGGTAAACTTACATTCTTCCGTGTATACTCTGGTACAGTAAACTCTGGTTCTTACGTGCTTAACTCAACAAAAGGTAAGCGTGAAAGAATTGGACGTATCCTTCAAATGCATGCGAACTCTCGTGAGGAAATCTCAATGGTTTACTCTGGTGATATCGCAGCTGCAGTTGGTCTTAAGGATACAACAACTGGAGATACATTATGTGAAGAGAAAAACGCTGTAATCTTAGAATCAATGCAATTCCCAGAGCCAGTTATCTCATTATCTGTTGAGCCTAAGTCAAAGGCTGACCAAGATAAAATGGGTATGGCACTTTCGAAGCTTGCTGAAGAAGATCCAACGTTCAAAACTCACACTGATGAAGAAACAGGACAAACGATTATCGCTGGTATGGGTGAGCTTCACTTAGATATCATCGTAGATCGTATGCGTCGTGAATTCAAAGTTGAAGCTAATGTTGGTGCTCCACAGGTTGCTTACCGTGAAACAATCCGTAAATCGGCTAAAGTTGAAGGTAAGTTCGTTCGTCAGTCTGGTGGACGTGGACAATATGGTCACGTTTGGATTGAATTCTCACCACTAGAAGAAGGCGAAGGATTTGTTTTTGAAAACAAAATCGTTGGTGGGGTAGTACCACGTGAATACGTACCTGCTGTTGAAGCTGGTATTAAAGAATCAATGCAAAATGGTATGCTTGCAGGTTATCCTTTATTAGACCTTAAAGCTACTATCTTTGATGGTTCGTACCATGACGTTGACTCTAACGAAATGGCGTTCAAGATCGCTGGATCTATGGCACTTAAGAATGCGAGAGCACATTGTTCTCCAGCTATCCTTGAGCCAATGATGAGAGTTGAAGTTGTTATTCCTGAAGAGTACATGGGAGACATCATGGGAGATGTAACAAGTCGTCGTGGACGTGTAGAAGGTATGGAAGCACGCGGAAATGCGCAAGTAGTTCGTGCAATGGTTCCACTTTCTGAAATGTTCGGTTACGCAACATCTTTACGCTCTCGTACACAAGGACGCGGAACGTACTCTATGCACTTCGATCATTATGAAGAAGTTCCTAAGAGTATCTCTGAAGAAATTATTAAGAAGCAAACAGGACAATAA